The Acidobacteriota bacterium genome contains a region encoding:
- a CDS encoding toxin-antitoxin system HicB family antitoxin codes for MKRQLSTYPLRLPASLKAAVAEIGKADGASIDQFVTTAMAEKVSAMKTAEFFSECASRADIEAARRLLLREGGRPPEPEDRIG; via the coding sequence ATGAAAAGACAGCTCAGCACCTATCCATTGCGGTTGCCTGCGTCGTTGAAGGCAGCCGTTGCAGAAATCGGCAAGGCCGACGGCGCCAGCATCGATCAGTTCGTGACGACGGCTATGGCCGAGAAGGTTTCCGCCATGAAAACCGCCGAGTTTTTCAGTGAATGCGCATCCCGGGCCGACATTGAGGCGGCCCGCCGCCTGCTGCTGCGAGAAGGAGGACGGCCCCCTGAGCCCGAAGACCGTATTGGATAA